A region from the Macrobrachium rosenbergii isolate ZJJX-2024 chromosome 32, ASM4041242v1, whole genome shotgun sequence genome encodes:
- the LOC136855572 gene encoding uncharacterized protein, translating into MNILVPKILYLFASQLWLVSVTVEAKNMPPDLAMRVRESNIDGSCVKPVPITDEVYEEIINGPQPGSICDGLPCHVPYEDWYCALCNSLLPYCLHTAFGNSPFCGWCIDEGCSVTSIPPNTSEDYPEYGVFEYVAGPFPDPK; encoded by the exons ATGAACATTCTGGTTCCCAAGATCCTCTACCTGTTCGCCTCTCAG CTATGGCTAGTCTCTGTCACTGTGGAGGCGAAGAACATGCCCCCCGACCTAGCTATGAGGGTCCGGGAAAGCAACATCGACGGCTCTTGTGTGAAGCCGGTTCCCATAACAGACGAAGTCTACGAAGAAATCATCAACGGACCTCAGCCAGGATCAATTTGCGACGGTCTGCCCTGCCACGTTCCTTACGAGGACTGGTACTGCGCCT tgTGTAACTCCTTACTGCCGTACTGCCTACACACTGCGTTCGGTAACTCACCTTTCTGCGGGTGGTGTATAGATGAAGGCTGCTCCGTCACCAGCATTCCGCCAAACACAAGCGAG GACTATCCCGAATACGGTGTCTTTGAGTACGTCGCCGGACCATTCCCAGATCCCAAGTAA